The DNA sequence ggaggaagaagacgatgaagaagacgtggaggatgacgaggTCGATCTTGACTCTGGAGATGAAAATGACAGTGAAGAGGCGGACCAAGAAAGctccgatgaggatgttCCTCCAACTCCAGCTGCTAAGGAGCCGACGAAAAATGAGAAGGCTAAGAACTCTGCGgagcctcctcttcccaaggAATACAGCAAACTTGTGAGTTTAGCATGAATTTGCCAGCAGATGCCATTCTAACCAAACTACAGGCCGTCCCACCTAGATCAGACTGGTTCATGACCGAGCTTCCTCCGATCTCCGCAAAACATGCGAACGGCTTGCCCCGACACCTGGTTGATCGTGTTTATAACTACGCTGTATCCCTGCTCGAGGAAGAATCCAACTTGTATTCTGAAGCGCAGAAAACCTTGGCCTCCTCTTCTCACAAATTCTACACGACCATTATGTCCACTGGTACCCTTAGTGATAAGATTTCGGCGTTGACACTTGCTATACAGGAGTCGCCTGTGCATAACACGAAGTCGCTGGAAAACCTTATCGCTCTAGGAAAGAAGCGCAGTCGTGCCCAGGCGGTAGAAGTTTTGAGGACTCTTAAAGATATGTTCGCCCAGGGCACGTTACTTCCGAACGACCGTAGGCTCAGGTCTTTTGCGAATCAGCCATCGCTCATGGCTGCATTCCAAGGAGCGGGAAGCAAGTGGTCTGAAGGAGATGCCCTTCCTAATGGTCTTCAGAAGCGCCACCTTATCGTTTGGGCATTTGAGCACTTCCTGAAGGAACAGTATTTCGAGGTCCTCAAGATTTTGGAAGTATGGTGTAATGACGAGATTGAGTTCTCTCGCTCCAGGGCCGTGAGCTACGTCTTTGAGCTGCTCAAGGAAAAACCTGAGCAGGAAACAAATCTGTTGCGACTACTGGTTAACAAACTTGGCGATACTGCCAAGAAGATCGCTTCTCGAGCTTCCTACCTCTTGCTACAACTCGAGCAAACACACCCATTGATGAAGCCAACCATCATCAAGGCTGTTGAGGAGGTTCTTTTCCGTCCAGGTCAGAGCCAACACGCCAAATATTACGCCATTATCACCTTGAACCAGACTGTCTTGAGTACAAGGGAGGAGCAAGTTGCGGCCCAACTACTTGACATTTATTTCGCGCTCTTTGTTGCCTTCTTGAAgcccaccaagaagaacaagtacCAGTCGAATAAAAAGCATGGCAAGAACGGTAAGCTCAACAGGAAGGCCCAGAAGGCcctgaaggaggaggagaagggtcaGGCTCAGCATGAGGAAATGCAAGAAAAGCTCACTTCTGGCGTTTTGACCGGCGTGAATCGAGCTTATCCCTTCACCAGCTCTGACTCAGAACGGTATGTATTTTCTCTTCAGTTCCCTAAGGCGGTTATAGCTAATCCATGCACAGACTGTCCAAGCACGTCGATACTTTGTTCCGCATCACTCACTCGTCGAACTTCAACACTAGCATTCAAGCCCTTATGTTGATCCAGCAACTGACATCCTCACACCAAATTGCTGCTGATCGTTTCTACCGGACATTATACGAATCTCTTCTGGACCCACGGCTGGCCACGTCTTCGAAACAGGCACTCTATCTTAACCTATTGTTCAAGGCTTTGAAGAGCGACGTGAACGCCCGACGTGTAAAGGCATTCGTGAAGCGTATTATTCAGGTGCTTGGTCTGCATCAGCCGGCCTTCATCTGTGGTGTCATGTATTTGATCAGGGAATTAGAGAAGACGTTCTCTAGTCTCAACTCCTTGTACGATCAGCCCGAGGACAATGAgagtgatgaagaagaggtgtTCAGGGATGTTcccgatgaggatgatgagacgCAAGAACAGCCTGAAGCccagccgaagaagccatcaAGCCGTTACGACCCTCGCAAACGAGACCCGGAGCACAGCAATGCTGACAAGACATGTCTCTGGGAATTGGTGAGTGCATCCCATTTTCTCTATCATTATCATACTTTACATACTGATACTGCGCTTGATAGCTGCCTTATTTGTCACATTTCCATCCGTCCGTTTCGGTCAATGCGGCTCAACTGTTAGAGCACAAGACTATGAGCGGAAAGCCAGATATGACGATACACACATTGATGCACTTCCTCGACCGCTTTGTTTACAAGACGCCGAAGGCCTCTGCCGCTACCCGGGGTGCCTCTATCATGCAGCCTCTTGCCGGCAGTGACGCGCAGGATCGGTTGGTGTCCGGTACCAAACAGACCCAGGAACTTCCGCTTAACTCCGAggccttctggaagaagaagtccgaCGAGGTGGCCGCGGaggatgtcttcttccacgaGTACTTCAACCGtgtcgagaaggacaaggataaGAGCCgcaagaaggccaaggatccCGTCGAACATGCTGAAGAGGATGGCGAGCTCAGCGATGCCGAGTCGGAGATCTGGAAGGCACTGGTGGATTCGAAGCCTGAAGTGGAAGGAGCTGATAGCGATGATGACCTTGACCTGGATGACCTCGAGTCGGCCTACGATCAaagtgaggatgaggaggctgaaCAGAGTGAAGACGAGGGAGTCATCTTCAACGACGAGTCTGACGTGGACATGGACGACTTCGAGGAAGAGACTTTCGAGACCAAGAAGCCAGCTACCAAgtccaaggccaagaaggccgaagataccttcgacgaggatgatgacttTGACATGGATGTTTCTGACGACGAGGCCTTCCTCGACAGCGACGAGGACCTACCTTCGGACGTGGAACTCGGCGGCGGAGTGGAGCTCCCGAAGGAGGACGACAAGCCcgatcagaagaagaagagacgcAAGCTCAAGCATCTGCCGACCTTCGCCTCGGTGGACGACTATGCGGCCCTGCTGGCCGGGGAGGACGAGGGCATGTAAGGGGAAGATTGTTGTACAGCTATGTAGCAAGGCGTTGTTCATACTACAGATACCACAAAAAGTCTATCTCAGGGCATTTTCTTCAACCCAAGCCTATACGACCAGAAGCATAGAGATCAGCGATTGTAATAATCCCTGCACTGCACAGAAGTAAACAAGCAAGGTCCATGATGGCATGTTCCAGACCATTCCTATCCGGAAATAGAAACCCAAATCAGGTGATATGTTATACAAACGTCCCTGAACAATTTAAACCAACCTAACAGTACCAGTAGTAGACTTCGGCCTTAGTTAGGCAGGTACCTGATCAAATTTACCGAGGctttttctattcttttctattcttttttttttacttgaaaaaaagatcaaagaaaaaaaaaataaaaaataaaccGCCCCAGCAGAAGACCGAATCTAGAACCCAGGCGCCACATGGTTCTCGAACTTGGATAGCCTGCATTACATCATGGTGGCATGAAATTGCGATTGCGAGCTGTTCTTGCTGACATGAATTAACTTATCGACCGGGATAAATAAGATCGAGTCAAAATCTGCTCTGCTGGCGTGTCACACCATTCGCTCGACGCAAAGTAAGCATCCCAAGGCTTCAGGAAGTGGCAGTGATTGACTGGGCACGTGGGGATCACGTCATCTGCTAGTGCATAACGTGCTCAAGCTTAAGCCAAcacgagaaaaagaaagaatcatcGATCATCGTATTAGTACATGGTAGTataaagaaaagggaagctGGTGCGAGGTTTAATATCGGTTGTTGTGTAACTAATTTGTTAGGCTACTGTGTATGTaactgtactccgtaaggtgCTATGAGTAGGTTTGGGGAAAGGTTCAGATCGGTCGAGGTGCCCAGAATTAGCGCAAGAAGCGTAAAAGACAAAAGGCGCATTTCATTATTTTCATAAAGTTGAGTAAGCAGTAAGCGAAGGcgaaaaaataaatacataaagagaaaaatgaaataaaaaaaagattatcAATCCAATAAATCCAAGccaatgtacggagtatcgCAGTCATAGATCTCGTCAAGGACTCTAGTCCGGCAAAGGAAATGGCTGTTACTGGATAAGCACGGGACAACGTCTTCGGTTGAGGCCAAGAACCAAGTGGGGCGCATCCGCttcgagggagagaaaagttCAGTTTACGGATGCGGGGCACTCAACTGGTTCGGATGGGCTCCTCCATCTGAGTAATGATTGGCAGCGGGGACTCGTGAGTTGCATGGGGAGCTGGTCCAATGCCAGAGGTATCCATAATTCCCGACTGCTTTTTCTAATTAATCTAGCTGCCTCTGCAGGTATTGTTCAGGCCTGGAAAGTTTATGGTGATCGTTGCCCTGAAAAGTGCACCGAATACGAAGTCTTTCCCAGGTACTCGGGAGTAGGTGTAGTTCTCAACCTCTCTCAGATCTCAGGTATCTTGACTGTCACCCTGGTTGACTTCCCGTGACCCGCGGTCGGGAAGCTTGAATTACTCTGGCTGTTTTAACTCGGTACCTCAAGAGCATAATTTTACCCTGGAGCGATTCCTGCCCTAACAAGTAAGTAATGAGACGCGCAAAGAGCCGACTTTATGCGTACCATCGATGGCCCACACAGGTGTGAGCACGTCATGGGTTTTAGGATTTCAAGTTTACATTAACTTCGGTGTCGCCGTCCGACTCATTGCGTCGATGGTCATTCCACACGGGATCCGCTGGGGGTGGACGCTAAGCTCAGAGAAGCTTAAGCTGGATTTCTGGAAACGGACTTGCCCTGTGTCTTTATCAGCCGCTGAGGTCAATGCTAAATAGAAATAAATCAtttagaaaagagaaattatAGTATTAGAGACTAATgtgaattaaaaaaatactaATCGAATAATAATCATGATAAGGTTCATTCAAAATATTACTCGctattttacttttttactttcttttttttttttattattattattcttcttcttcgcctcctccatctgaCAACCATCCCAGTGgttgttcttctctccttctctcccgcCTCTTAGTGTCTTGGGGTCGATTGCTTGGACGCCTCCAAGCTCTCTTGGTACGCCCATGCCCAGCATTTGCCATACGCATTTGACGCTAATTAGCCGAAtagatttttctttctatttccctTTCGC is a window from the Aspergillus oryzae RIB40 DNA, chromosome 6 genome containing:
- a CDS encoding RNA-binding ribosome biosynthesis protein MAK21 (CAATT-binding transcription factor/60S ribosomal subunit biogenesis protein), which encodes MAKGKGKRSSGVTAVAPEGGANDSNAGANAVPQFEESAFAGLRQKIEQRLKDQNAAKQKPKNNKKDAPNDTPKKNNESTPKFDTKRNDTDKNKGKKRDRNGEVIAREDKNASGKDKSSKSKEADQSDALRQEILALGGTEEDYDMLAGVDSESEVEDAKNTSKGSGSKSEEDALRKELSGILAAAGQVVPDDIADDEEDEAGQDEEEEDDEEDVEDDEVDLDSGDENDSEEADQESSDEDVPPTPAAKEPTKNEKAKNSAEPPLPKEYSKLAVPPRSDWFMTELPPISAKHANGLPRHLVDRVYNYAVSLLEEESNLYSEAQKTLASSSHKFYTTIMSTGTLSDKISALTLAIQESPVHNTKSLENLIALGKKRSRAQAVEVLRTLKDMFAQGTLLPNDRRLRSFANQPSLMAAFQGAGSKWSEGDALPNGLQKRHLIVWAFEHFLKEQYFEVLKILEVWCNDEIEFSRSRAVSYVFELLKEKPEQETNLLRLLVNKLGDTAKKIASRASYLLLQLEQTHPLMKPTIIKAVEEVLFRPGQSQHAKYYAIITLNQTVLSTREEQVAAQLLDIYFALFVAFLKPTKKNKYQSNKKHGKNGKLNRKAQKALKEEEKGQAQHEEMQEKLTSGVLTGVNRAYPFTSSDSERLSKHVDTLFRITHSSNFNTSIQALMLIQQLTSSHQIAADRFYRTLYESLLDPRLATSSKQALYLNLLFKALKSDVNARRVKAFVKRIIQVLGLHQPAFICGVMYLIRELEKTFSSLNSLYDQPEDNESDEEEVFRDVPDEDDETQEQPEAQPKKPSSRYDPRKRDPEHSNADKTCLWELLPYLSHFHPSVSVNAAQLLEHKTMSGKPDMTIHTLMHFLDRFVYKTPKASAATRGASIMQPLAGSDAQDRLVSGTKQTQELPLNSEAFWKKKSDEVAAEDVFFHEYFNRVEKDKDKSRKKAKDPVEHAEEDGELSDAESEIWKALVDSKPEVEGADSDDDLDLDDLESAYDQSEDEEAEQSEDEGVIFNDESDVDMDDFEEETFETKKPATKSKAKKAEDTFDEDDDFDMDVSDDEAFLDSDEDLPSDVELGGGVELPKEDDKPDQKKKRRKLKHLPTFASVDDYAALLAGEDEGM